The nucleotide sequence TTCGAATTTCTAGAATAttgtcatatttatttttatccacCACTTACGTTTATGTTTTTCAAGTTAAGTGGAGGAAAGAATTCAAACTCTCCGTGATAACTTACATCAATATTACCTCAAAAATCCGAACATGTACAAAAAAACCCCAACACAATTTAGTAAACGATAGcgttgatttgtttattttacaaatagAATTTCGATACATAACtaatatattaatatatatcagttaatgGATGATGAGAACCAAAGTACTGTTCATATTCCTAGTGACGTTATAGTAAAAATGGTTAGATATTTTGGGCGGCATGGTTCGAAATCAAACACGATAGCACAGATGCATTCTTGTTTTTCAATATCCCTTTATACACAGGTCTTTATTGTCATTACGTACCATATACTCAGTCATTCTTATCATAACTGAGACTGACTGTTATATTGAAAAGGAAATGTTGCTACACATCAGCTTCATATGATACTGTTTCACGTAACCAATGAAATGAATAAGACTGTCTAAATGTTAGTTGGTGTTTGAAGGCAAACGGCAGGAAGTAGCTCTATTTTATACATGTTTCGTGCTAGTTGACACACCTCAACAAGTTGTATCTTTAGGATAACCTATTCAGCTGATATGCGAATGATTACAACATAGTTTGACTTATAGTAATGAAGATGGGTAAAGAATATCTAGCTCATCGGTTGAATAAGTAGAGATTATTGAATTAAAGACGGAACAAACAAAAAATTTCTTACCACATACATTTGTTACGACATAGAAAACTAGATTGCATTACGTGTATGTGAAGGCTAGTAATAACCATTCGGAAACGGAAAAAGGACTCGAGCTTGCGGCCTATTCGTTCAAAGTTGAACGTCTTCCCCATTAAAACGTCACCGCTACATATGTTAATTTTAAACCAATTTTCAAACAAATAACGCTATTAATATGTTAAGGGAGTGTGGGGGAGGGTGTGGTTTCGTAGAAAAATAAGTTATtctgtttcattattttattggaAACTGTCAATAGATCAGTTGTAAAAGTGAAAATACACATAGACACCGGTACAATATTCAGTCGGTTATATGCAACGTAGAATCTGACACATGTTCAGGTCGTCATACATACCATATTAGTAGAGCGAGATAAAATTATTCTAAGACAAATCCCATATTAATAGAAGATATTAGGtatatacaaagaaaaaaaggttTAAGATTTCGAGACTCAGGTTCTAGAGGAAGGCAAGGAGTGAATACGTCTGTCCCGGTACAACTAGGTACAAACACATAGAGGTAatctgtattttaaaaaatagacgAGAGAAGTGGAACTCAATCAACAAAAATAACACAAATAAGTGAACAAGGACAATATATAACAAGATATGCAAGTCAGTTGAGaccttttaaaataaacatacaCATGAAAAGGGCAATTATGTTCCCTACAATACATacacacatgcatacatacaATAATATAGCAATATTAACTACCCATTAAACTTTTAATAAAACATTCACGTTgatcaaaataatataaaaaatctttacaaaatttatttactaaacAAATAGATGTCGCTAAAGTAGATGACATCAATGTTGACGAATAGTGCTGACAGGCGggattattcattaaatgaacaATTTTTTCCCGATCATGTTTCAGCTGTTCTAAAAGGATCGTATAAATTCGATTTGATAATGTTTGAATAGTTGAGTAAATAGTGTCTTCTGAAATATTATACAAATTATCAAGAGATTGATAACACTGTTGTTGATTATCATTGTTATGTATATTACTCATAAATGtatacattaaaaataatattaaatttagGTGATAGGATGGaccaaaattattattactatcaagtGATAAATAAACTGAACTCCAtgtaatatcatcatcatcatcattgccATTACCGTCATCGTTATCAGTGGAATTATGTGGTAGCGATAGATCTAACTTTTCAAGAATTCGATGAAAATAAAGACGTAATGAATAGTAGACTTGTGGTAATATCTTGAATTTATTCTCGATAGTTTGATTATCAGTAAACAATTCGATTGGATTAGATATACTAACagaattactactactattactaatactactagtCAATGTCATGAATGAATCGactaaattatgaaataaatccATGATGAAACAGTAACTTAAGTAAATCACTTCATTGGTGCTTTTCTCATCGAATGGAAGAATGAAACCATATTCTGTGAATAGAGTTAAATTATCATGTGCTCCGTAATTGATTAAAACCTGGAAGTTAGGAGAAATTAGAAACAAAAATAATCAACAGgatatgaaacaaataaaacaaaacaatgaaaccGGGTTTTGAATAGTAACTAATTTGGTTTTGGTTAATTTACGTTATTAGTATGGGAATTTATTGAGAATTATTAAATTTCCATAACGACTGCTTATATATAGGCTTCAAACACGATGAGCAGCGAAGGCAGCTTAGGCGTAGGGTGGTAAAAAGCCTACTCAATGATCATGAACAGTGGTGGACAACGAGAATCAAAGATATGGGAAAGGCGGTGACCATAAGTAATAGTTGGAAACTATTTAGACTTATCAAGGAAACATAAGTTAAAAATTTGACTGTTAGAGAGAATATCCTACTGAATTGTTGGAGAAGGAGTTGGTAAGTTATTGAAGGCATAGTGTGtacttttattttgaattttctGTGTAGTTCCATCCGGTTTCTGAATTGCGGACCAGAGTTTAATGAATAACAGAGGCTGTTTGGAAATTTATTGGCCGCATGATCTACGTGAATACTCCGTATTATTGATAGGGCTGTTTATCTGAGTCGAGATGAAGAAATGTACAAGTGATTATAAATGGTGTTAGTACACGGCAATATATTGAACTGATCATGTTTCCTACTTTTTGCTTGTGGGCTATCAATAAAAACTATAACAGAATACAGTAATTTACTGTATACAAATTATTCAGTTGTTACAAGTATTATCGTGAACTGTACAACTGATTGGtcagtgaatttatttatttgaacacataaatattggtaaaaaggggcattgaatacatatacgccacacaactcacttgatttgtgtgtgggttatgatactgtccgggtgctcaaacagaagcaggtggttttcttaaggggccataTCCGGAGCCTTCTACCtcaaagtctgatccacaaggcagtggagcaacgtcaggagatgcagtcccatggtagccggtgaccaacgattggttcatacgccatttgttcccccagggtattggagcccatgtgcaccattggtttggaatcagggcttTGCAACCctcctagatggactctccgtatccaccgacccggttaaagcgccggacactcggttttcgtcctctcaatttcgtaaacaacaccgcaactagaaggcagtgaatagtgACGAATGTCTAGCTCTTTAGTCCAGCCTACATAATTTAGTGATGACGTCCCAGACTATGTAGTTGGGTGATGTGAGAAAGTTACGTggagtatcagttccctcaagaccGTACAGTTAagcatcttgctgacgagtggcAGCAAACTAGCATGAAGTCCAGGTTATGCAGGGTTTCCTACCGCGTACTTACACACATTCAGAGTCTAATTTGCCAATAGTTGTGATTGACTGATTACAGTAAATTATATCGCAtcatatttattgtttagtaGTATACAATATTACAGCTAAAAGGTAAATTATAACATTCTTCGCATTATAAAGAGAAAACACAAAAGACTACCTGTTCACCTGCAGATACTGAACGTTCCAAATATAATTCCAATGATAATTCTGTTTTAGACAGTGATAGAGCGGTTGGTACATTCTGACCatgatttaaaaaatcaaaaaatGGTATCAAAGCAACTGTGTGGCTATTCTCCGCATTCATAAAAATTGAAACAACTTCAAAATCGTTACAAAAGCTCAAATCTTTTAAATCAAAACTGATTAGTAGATTATAAAGATGTTGAACCTCTGATAAAGATTCTTTAAAAGGACATGAAACACAACGTGAATTCACGGTACACCAAGCCCATAGAAATTCTTTTGGCGGAATGCTATAACCTTTATAGTGCAAAccttttgtacaatcattgtTATTAGTAAAAATTGGTCTTATGCAATACCACGATCTTAACAGTCGTGTTAGCAAACGTTGTAATTTAATATTTACatcatttgaatgaaaataGTGCGAAGGGTTAACTGCCAATATTCTCTCAAATAAACAGTCAGTATCGAATAAGATACAAGATAATGGATCCAAATAAACTTCTGGCAGAACAGATAGATAAGGTGCCCAAATCTTTCTTAAGATGCATTTGGTCGAAGTTGAGTATTTACAATGGTAAATAAAAGCTATAAGAGTATCGATAGAGTTTAAATTAGCTTGATAACGTTTGGAATGTTCAAAACATGGACAATGATTAAGTAGATAAGCACATCGTAACGGTGTAAGAATCAAGCGTAAATCATTTAATGGTACAGAATAACAGCATTGTTTTGCTTTTATTTCACAACAAGCAATTAGACCACGTTGGCCAAATTTTAAGTTGTTTGAAATTTTCAATAAACTTCTTCCAGGATATGCAGTGTGCAGGCTGGATGATCTAGTTAGCCAGTCATCAAATTCTTTCAGAGAACGATCTTCATTTAACTTGTGATTAACCATGGACTAAAATTGATTAACATAATGACAGTATTAGTGATAAGGTGAGTACCAACCAAAATCAAACGGAATCGATTTATAACCTTTGGACTTTTATATCATTTGACATATTCACAACGTAAATAGTCATTATCCATTTGTTATTTTAGACAGTAAGCATTTGTGAGATCAGTTAAGCTAATGGATTTATTTGGGGGGGGGAATACGATTGGTTTCAAAAAAATTAGTCAT is from Schistosoma haematobium chromosome 6, whole genome shotgun sequence and encodes:
- the ALG10B gene encoding putative Dol-P-Glc:Glc(2)Man(9)GlcNAc(2)-PP-Dol alpha-1,2-glucosyltransferase, variant 2 (EggNog:ENOG410VDI0~COG:S~CAZy:GT59); its protein translation is MRVILTHNCRPQILAKYQKMSYNYIVSWLLITFTAAVSCVLTYVFSRYQHDPYMDEVFHVRQTLKYIQGNWKFWDSKITTPPGLYVAYVSAHKVLSLLGVLPPEPTAMHFRFSSVLFSIINHVIILRIAKIMKCNSPNILAITIASEPLFLFFSAFYYTDHCSILFVMASVYFILLHRDWLSALFVSYAVFTRQSNIIWVPLLMCIHTSGSLSQNMFGHDRCSSTMWIKRLLYMFVTHPLSVTLVMLKSVFRPCLPFVLVLFSFISFVIINKGIVLGDREAHTAVLNIPQFFYFATFCALSTPIQFVGYISMVNHKLNEDRSLKEFDDWLTRSSSLHTAYPGRSLLKISNNLKFGQRGLIACCEIKAKQCCYSVPLNDLRLILTPLRCAYLLNHCPCFEHSKRYQANLNSIDTLIAFIYHCKYSTSTKCILRKIWAPYLSVLPEVYLDPLSCILFDTDCLFERILAVNPSHYFHSNDVNIKLQRLLTRLLRSWYCIRPIFTNNNDCTKGLHYKGYSIPPKEFLWAWCTVNSRCVSCPFKESLSEVQHLYNLLISFDLKDLSFCNDFEVVSIFMNAENSHTVALIPFFDFLNHGQNVPTALSLSKTELSLELYLERSVSAGEQVLINYGAHDNLTLFTEYGFILPFDEKSTNEVIYLSYCFIMDLFHNLVDSFMTLTSSISNSSSNSVSISNPIELFTDNQTIENKFKILPQVYYSLRLYFHRILEKLDLSLPHNSTDNDDGNGNDDDDDITWSSVYLSLDSNNNFGPSYHLNLILFLMYTFMSNIHNNDNQQQCYQSLDNLYNISEDTIYSTIQTLSNRIYTILLEQLKHDREKIVHLMNNPACQHYSSTLMSSTLATSICLVNKFCKDFLYYFDQRECFIKSLMGS